In the Colletotrichum higginsianum IMI 349063 chromosome 7 map unlocalized unitig_7, whole genome shotgun sequence genome, one interval contains:
- a CDS encoding YggS family pyridoxal phosphate enzyme, with product MTDAQPEMKIDPARAKALISQLQSVQERVAAAASGRNVRLVAVSKLKPANDILALHQATPPQVHFGENYAQELGQKAEMLPRSIQWHFIGGLQSTHAKKLAKIPNLFCVSSVDTLKKAQLLNASRAELISSSSSSSPEQAVEPLGVHVQVNTSGEDSKSGAAPGAETVALCRAVEEECPALRLLGLMTIGAIARSRATTAENENEDFLCLRAQRDLVAAELGLGRELELSMGMSEDFEGAVKLGSGEVRVGSTIFGERGPKNEAKILV from the exons ATGACCGACGCCCAGCCCGAAATGAAAATCGATCCGGCGAGAGCGAAGGCTCTCATTTCCCAATTGCAGTCCGTGCAGGagcgcgtcgccgccgccgcctcggggCGGAAT GTCCGGCTGGTCGCCGTCTCCAAGCTGAAGCCGGCCAACGACATCCTGGCGCTTCATCAGGCGACACCGCCGCAGGTGCATTTCGGCGAGAACTACGCGCAGGAGCTGGGGCAGAAGGCGGAGATGCTGCCGAGGAGCATCCAGTGGCATTTCATCGGCGGATTGCAGTCGA CACACGCcaagaagctggccaagatcCCGAACCTCTTCTGCGTCTCCAGCGTGGACACTCTCAAGAAGGCACAGCTTCTTAACGCCTCGCGCGCGGAGCTTAtatcgtcgtcatcctcctcctcccccgaACAGGCGGTGGAGCCCCTCGGCGTGCACGTGCAGGTGAACACGTCGGGCGAGGACTCCAAGTCGGGCGCGGCGCCGGGCGCGGAGACGGTGGCGCTATGCCGcgccgtggaggaggagtgcCCCGCGCTGCGGCTGCTGGGACTGATGACCATCGGAGCCATCGCCCGGAgccgggcgacgacggcggagaacgagaacgaggacTTCCTGTGCCTGCGGGCGCAGCGAGACCTGGTGGCCGCGGAGCTCGGGCTGGGGCGGGAGCTGGAGCTGAGCATGGGTATGAGTGAGGATTTTGAAGGGGCCGTGAAGCTGGGTAGTGGGGAGGTGAGGGTCGGCAGCACGATCTTCGGGGAGAGGGGGCCGAAGAACGAGGCTAAGATTCTGGTTTGA
- a CDS encoding L-aminoadipate-semialdehyde dehydrogenase translates to MAPELPDPTSDLHWSAFRGAIQDIFSENAKKHPDRLCIVETASSTSPRREFTYRQIDEASNLLANHLVASGVQRGDVVMSYSHRGVDLVVAVFGILKAGATFSVIDPSYPPDRQNIYLDVARPRALVVIDKATKEAGELTDKVRTFIAENLDLKTEVPALEIRADGTLVGGQVNGKDIFAGLDKENGPNVLVGPDSNPTLSFTSGSEGKPKGVLGRHYSLAYYFDWMAERFNLSDKDKFTMLSGIAHDPIQRDIFTPLFLGAQLLVPSKEDIQHEKLAEWMREHGATVTHLTPAMGNVLVSNASAEFPALHHAFFVGDILIKRDCKALQKLARNCHIVNMYGTTETQRAVSYYEVPSVAADPTFLERFPDNVIPAGTGMKDVQLIVVDRENTDRVCGVGEVGEIYVRAAGLAEGYLANEELNKTKFINNWFVKDNRWAELDQQATKNEPWREFYKGPRDRMYRSGDLGKYTEDGNVVCVGRADDQVKVRGFRIELGEVDKFLSDHSMILDNVTLVRRNKDEEKTLVSYIVPDMQRWAEWLAQNDKKEDTSGGDSLTGRLRRFWPLGEEIRKYLKTKLPIYAIPEIIIPLEKFPLNPNGKKDKPALPFPDAAQIAEARPRAEVADLSETERKVAGIWGSLLANIDERSLGHDDSFFDIGGHSILAQQMLFQVNRTWPGVNVTMAVVFRSPSLKAFSAEIDGKLSGNAPEGVNATPEGEDYFEDAKKLLTTLPEKFASFDKKAADVKTVFLTGATGFLGAYILRDLLSRNVPNVKVIAHVRAIDDVDAYNRVVKSCQAYGVWQPSWKNSLVAVQGSLGKPLLGLSQERWDSLANEVDVVIHNGAQVHWVLPYSNLKPANVQGTLDVLSLCAAGKPKQLAFVSSTSVLDHPHFVKLSQGGSLVSEEDDLSGSSKNLGNGYGSTKWVAEYLVRNAGKRGLTGTIVRPGYITGEQHSGTSNTDDFLLRMLKGCIQLNSRPKIENTINMVPVDHVARLVVASALHPPRQPLGVAQVTSHPRLTFRTYLSALEKYGYNVPEVEYSQWSKSLQDYVAEGKEHALMGLYHLATTDLPADSIAPELDDVNAAAALRSDAELTGEDLSAGGAVKDETVGRYLSYLIAIGFLEAPEKPGQLEIPAAEISPEQKEALLRVGGRGALV, encoded by the exons atGGCTCCTGAGCTTCCAGACCCCACCAG CGACCTGCACTGGTCCGCCTTCAGGGGCGCTATCCAGGATATCTTTTCCGAGAATGCCAAGAAGCACCCCGATAGGCTATGCATCGTCGAGACAGCTTCTTCTACGTCCCCCAGAAGGGAGTTCACCTACCGCCAGATCGATGAGGCCTCTAACCTGCTCGCCAACCACCTTGTCGCCTCTGGTGTCCAAAGGGGAGATGTTGTCAT GAGCTATTCCCACCGTGGGGTTGATCTCGTTGTTGCAGTCTTTGGTATTCTCAAGGCTGGCGCTACCTTTAGCGTCATTGACCCTTCGTACCCCCCTGACC GTCAAAACATCTACCTCGATGTTGCACGGCCACGGGCCCTCGTCGTTATCGACAAGGCGACCAAGGAGGCCGGTGAGCTGACAGACAAGGTCCGCACCTTCATCGCTGAGaacctcgacctcaagaCCGAGGTCCCCGCCCTCGAGATCCGAGCCGACGGCACTCTCGTTGGTGGCCAGGTCAACGGCAAGGACAtcttcgccggcctcgacaaggagaacGGCCCCAATGTCCTTGTTGGTCCGGACTCGAATCCCACTCTGTCTTTCACTTCGGGTAGTGAGGGTAAGCCCAAGGGCGTTCTTGGCCGACACTACTCCCTGGCCTACTACTTCGACTGGATGGCCGAACGCTTCAACCTCAGCGACAAGGACAAGTTCACCATGCTCAGCGGCATTG CACATGACCCTATCCAGCGAGACATCttcacccccctcttcctGGGCGCCCAGCTTTTGGTTCCGTCCAAGGAGGACATCCAGCACGAGAAGCTTGCTGAATGGATGAGAGAACACGGTGCTACCGTTACCCATCTGACCCCGGCCATGGGTAACGTCCTCGTGAGCAACGCCAGCGCCGAGTTCCCCGCCTTGCACCATGCATTCTTCGTTGGTGATATCCTCATCAAGAGAGACTGCAAAGCCCTTCAGAAGTTGGCGAGAAACTGTCACATCGTCAACATGTACGGCACGAC CGAAACGCAAAGAGCAGTGAGCTACTACGAGGTCCccagcgtcgccgccgaccctACCTTCCTGGAGAGATTCCCTGACAACGTCATTCCCGCCGGCACAGGAATGAAGGACGTGCAGTTGATCGTGGTGGACCGCGAAAACACCGACCGCGTGTGCGGCGTCGGTGAGGTCGGCGAGATCTACGTACGAGCAGCTGGCTTGGCCGAGGGATACCTGGCCAACGAGGAGTTGAACAAGACCAAGTTCATCAACAACTGGTTCGTCAAGGACAACAGATGGGCAGAGCTTGACCAGCAGGCTACCAAGAACGAGCCCTGGAGAGAGTTCTACAAGGGCCCGAGAGATCGCATGTATCGCTCGGGTGACTTGGGCAAGTATACCGAAGACGGCAATGTTGTCTGTGTCGGCCGTGCCGATGATCAGGTTAAAGTGCGCGGATTCCGCATTGAGTTGGGTGAGGTGGACAAATTCCTCTCGGATCACTCCATGATTCTCGATAACGTTACCCTGGTCCGCCGGAAcaaggatgaggagaagACCCTCGTCAGTTACATCGTGCCCGACATGCAAAGATGGGCCGAGTGGCTGGCCCAGAACGACAAGAAAGAAGACACTTCCGGTGGTGACAGCTTGACTGGCCGCCTTCGCAGGTTTTGGCCCCTGGGCGAGGAGATCCGAAAGTACCTCAAGACCAAGCTGCCCATCTACGCCATTCCCGAGATCATCATCCCTCTCGAAAAGTTTCCCCTGAACCCCAACGGCAAGAAGGACAAGCCCGCTCTGCCGTTTCCCGACGCTGCTCagatcgccgaggcccgccCGCGCGCCGAGGTCGCTGATCTGTCCGAGACGGAGCGCAAGGTCGCTGGAATCTGGGGTTCTCTCCTCGCCAACATCGATGAACGAAGCCTTGGACACGACGACAGCTTCTTCGACATTGGTGGCCACAGTATTCTGGCGCAGCAGATGCTCTTCCAGGTCAACCGGACGTGGCCTGGTGTCAACGTCACCATGGCCGTTGTCTTCCGTAGCCCCTCGCTGAAGGCTTTCTCTGCTGAGATCGACGGCAAGCTCTCTGGAAATGCCCCCGAGGGAGTCAACGCCACGCCCGAGGGAGAGGACTATTTCGAGgacgccaagaagctccTGACCACTCTGCCCGAGAAGTTCGCGTCCTTCGACAAGAAGGCCGCTGACGTCAAGACCGTCTTCCTGACAGGTGCCACTGGCTTCTTGGGTGCCTACATCCTGAGAGACCTCCTGAGCCGCAACGTGCCCAACGTCAAAGTCATCGCCCACGTCcgcgccatcgacgacgtcgacgcctaCAACAGAGTCGTCAAGAGCTGTCAAGCTTATGGCGTGTGGCAGCCCAGCTGGAAGAACAGCCTTGTTGCTGTCCAGGGCAGCCTCGGAAAGCCTCTCCTCGGCCTGTCGCAGGAACGGTGGGACTCTTTGGCTAATGAGGTCGATGTCGTCATTCACAACGGTGCCCAGGTCCACTGGGTCTTGCCGTACTCCAACCTCAAGCCGGCCAACGTCCAGGGTACGTTGGATGTCCTCTCGCTCTGCGCAGCCGGTAAGCCCAAGCAGCTGGCGTTTGTATCATCGACATCTGTCCTCGACCACCCCCACTTCGTTAAGCTCTCCCAGGGAGGCAGCCTCGTcagcgaggaggatgacCTCTCGGGCAGCTCCAAGAACCTTGGCAATGGCTACGGCTCCACCAAGTGGGTTGCCGAGTACCTTGTCCGCAACGCCGGTAAGAGAGGCCTGACCGGCACGATTGTCAGACCCGGCTACATCACCGGCGAGCAACACTCTGGCACCAGCAACACGGACGATTTCTTGCTGAGAATGCTTAAGGGCTGCATCCAGCTCAACTCGAGGCCTAAGATCGAGAACACCATCAACATGGTGCCTGTCGATCACGTCGCCCGTCTCGTCGTTGCCTCGGCGCTGCACCCCCCTCGTCAGCCGCTCGGCGTCGCGCAGGTGACGAGCCATCCCAGACTGACCTTCAGAACGTATCTGAGCGCGTTGGAGAAGTACGGCTATAACGTGCCCGAGGTGGAGTACAGCCAATGGAGCAAGAGCCTGCAGGACTATGTCGCTGAGGGCAAGGAGCACGCCCT GATGGGTCTTTACCACCTCGCAACTACCGATCTTCCCGCCGACTCTATCGCCCCCGAGCTCGATGATGTcaacgccgcggccgccctccGCAGCGACGCCGAGCTGACCGGAGAGGACCTCTCCGCCGGGGGTGCTGTGAAGGACGAGACTGTCGGTCGCTATCTGAGCTATCTCATTGCCATTGGTTTCCTGGAGGCGCCGGAGAAGCCTGGACAGCTGGAGATTCCCGCCGCTGAGATCAGCCCCGAGCAGAAGGAGGCTCTACTGAGAGTCGGAGGCCGTGGTGCTTTGGTCTAA
- a CDS encoding Galactose-proton symport translates to MAPLTPHWTQPSHPDVQEVVKASETEFLTKSFSKVSLPPFAVFAKMSFPPCDLADEPTYATVQCGKDKHLNLNSDLLYINHSCEPSLIFDTGNFNVLAGPKGLQPGDELTFFYPSTEWHMAQPFDCFCGTPSCRGTIGGARDMPRAQLEGLWLNGHIRELLEDRDAGIPSGNDSDPTAQALRDALKAAEHVVEAARSALRSYNEAAGRGNGQQQQQQQQQQQTTKNGINGTKAMGLLSSASREQPGAVGAGRNGASARELGGEMGGDTRAA, encoded by the exons ATGGCACCCCTCACGCCCCATTGGACCCAGCCGTCCCACCCGGACGTCCAGGAGGTCGTCAAGGCGAGCGAGACCGAGTTCCTCACCAAGAGCTTCTCCAAGGTGTCTCTGCCACCCTTTGCCGTCTTCGCAAAGATGTCGTTCCCGCCCTGCGACTTGGCCGACGAGCCCACATATGCCACCGTCCAGTGCGGAAAGGACAAGCACCTGAACCTCAACAGTGACCTGTTGTACATCAACCATTCGTGCGAACCGTCTCTT ATTTTCGACACAGGCAACTTTAATGTCCTGGCTGGCCCGAAAGGACTCCAGCCCGGCGATGAATTGACC TTCTTCTACCCCTCCACCGAGTGGCACATGGCCCAGCCCTTTGACTGCTTCTGCGGCACCCCGTCGTGCCGCGGCACGATTGGCGGCGCGCGCGACATGCCCCGCGCCCAGCTAGAGGGCCTCTGGCTCAACGGCCACATccgcgagctcctcgaggaccgCGACGCCGGGATCCCGTCTGGAAACGACAGCGATCCCACGGCCCAGGCGCTGAGAGATgccctcaaggccgccgagcacgtcgtcgaggccgcccgctCCGCCCTCAGGAGCTATAACGAGGCCGCGGGCCGCGGCaacggccagcagcagcagcagcagcagcagcagcagcagacgacCAAGAACGGCATCAACGGCACCAAGGCCATGGGCCTTCTCTCGTCGGCTTCCCGCGAGCAGCCTGGGGCTGTGGGCGCCGGCCGTAACGGCGCGAGTGCCAGGGAGTTGGGAGGCGAGATGGGCGGCGACACGCGCGCTGCCTGA